A genomic window from Terrisporobacter glycolicus ATCC 14880 = DSM 1288 includes:
- the nrdD gene encoding anaerobic ribonucleoside-triphosphate reductase has translation MKKELNIIKRDGKVAKFDKDKIENAILKAMKNGSGVYIPEIAKEIAEDIETIYMERDTNATVYKVEEMVYTKLIDYKQKLTAKAYEGYRAVQSFKRTINTTDDSILGLLDRSNEDVLNENSNKNGILASTQRDLVAGEVSKDMSRRKLIPAHIVHAHDEGVLHYHDMDYAMQPIHNCMLINLEDMLTNGTVINNKLVESPKSFGTACTIVTQIIAQIASAQYGGNTITIKHIAPFLRVSYNKYLNKYKQKYSLEMAKELSEERMMEELKSGIQTIRYQLSTLHTSNGQSPFCTIYLEIEEGHEYEREMALICEEMIVQRLEGMKNYKGQVIGEEFPKLVYLLDEHNCLEGGKYDYITKLAAKCNTKRLVPDYQSAKMMRKNYDGETFPPMGCRSHLSNWRDENGNYKWYGRFNQGVISLNLVQVALTAEKDMEKFWSILDERLDLCKEALMIRHNLLKGTTSDISPIHWQHGGISRLEKGEKIDSLLEGGYSTLSLGYVGIYEMTQAMLGISHTTEEGEKFALEVMNYLSTKCSEWKEETGLGFGLYGTPGESLTSRFCRIDKQKFGEIKNVTDRMYYTNSYHVHVSEEIDAFSKLKFESQFHDISLGGCISYVEVPDMSKNLPAVEQIINYIYHNIQYAEINTKPDVCFACDYTGEIKLDENLEWYCPNCGNRNKDEMQVMRRTCGYIGSNMWGKGRTQEIGERVLHL, from the coding sequence ATGAAAAAAGAGTTAAATATAATCAAAAGAGATGGAAAAGTTGCCAAATTTGACAAAGATAAGATTGAAAATGCTATATTAAAAGCAATGAAAAATGGTAGTGGAGTTTATATTCCAGAGATTGCAAAAGAAATAGCAGAGGATATAGAAACTATTTATATGGAACGAGATACAAATGCTACAGTATACAAAGTAGAGGAAATGGTATATACAAAGCTAATTGATTATAAACAAAAATTAACAGCTAAGGCATATGAAGGATATAGAGCGGTACAATCATTTAAAAGAACGATAAATACAACAGACGATAGCATCCTAGGTTTATTAGATAGAAGTAATGAAGATGTTTTAAACGAAAATTCAAATAAAAATGGTATATTAGCATCTACTCAAAGAGATTTAGTAGCAGGAGAAGTATCAAAAGATATGTCTAGAAGAAAATTAATACCTGCTCATATAGTTCATGCACATGATGAAGGTGTTCTTCACTATCATGATATGGACTATGCAATGCAACCAATACACAACTGTATGTTAATCAACTTGGAAGATATGTTAACAAATGGAACAGTTATTAATAATAAACTAGTAGAGTCTCCAAAATCTTTTGGAACAGCATGTACTATAGTTACTCAAATTATAGCTCAAATAGCAAGTGCTCAATATGGAGGAAATACAATAACTATAAAACATATAGCACCATTTTTAAGGGTATCATACAATAAATATTTAAATAAATATAAACAAAAATACTCTCTTGAGATGGCTAAAGAATTATCTGAAGAGAGAATGATGGAAGAATTAAAATCTGGTATTCAAACGATTAGATATCAGTTATCAACTCTTCATACAAGTAATGGTCAATCACCATTTTGTACAATCTACTTAGAAATAGAAGAAGGTCATGAGTATGAAAGAGAGATGGCATTAATTTGTGAAGAAATGATAGTACAAAGGCTAGAGGGAATGAAAAACTATAAAGGTCAAGTAATAGGCGAGGAGTTTCCTAAACTAGTTTATTTACTAGATGAACATAACTGTTTAGAAGGTGGTAAATACGACTATATAACAAAGCTTGCTGCAAAATGTAATACAAAAAGATTAGTGCCTGATTATCAAAGTGCAAAAATGATGAGAAAAAATTATGATGGAGAAACATTCCCTCCAATGGGTTGCAGATCACACTTAAGCAACTGGAGAGATGAAAACGGAAATTATAAATGGTACGGAAGATTCAACCAGGGAGTTATATCTTTAAATTTAGTGCAAGTTGCATTAACGGCAGAAAAAGATATGGAAAAGTTTTGGAGTATATTAGATGAAAGATTAGATCTTTGTAAAGAAGCGCTAATGATTAGACATAATTTATTAAAAGGTACAACATCTGATATATCGCCAATTCACTGGCAACATGGTGGAATATCTAGATTAGAAAAAGGTGAAAAAATAGATTCTTTATTAGAGGGAGGATATTCAACACTTTCCTTAGGATATGTTGGTATATATGAAATGACGCAAGCTATGCTTGGTATATCTCATACAACTGAAGAAGGTGAAAAATTTGCCCTTGAAGTAATGAATTATTTAAGCACTAAATGTAGTGAGTGGAAAGAAGAAACAGGTCTTGGATTTGGTCTTTATGGAACTCCAGGAGAAAGTTTAACTTCAAGATTCTGTAGAATAGACAAACAAAAATTTGGAGAAATAAAAAATGTAACTGATAGAATGTATTATACAAACTCATATCATGTTCATGTTTCTGAAGAAATAGATGCATTTTCTAAATTAAAGTTTGAAAGTCAATTCCATGATATAAGTCTAGGTGGATGTATAAGTTATGTAGAAGTTCCAGATATGAGTAAAAACTTACCAGCTGTAGAACAAATAATCAATTATATATATCATAATATACAATACGCTGAAATAAATACTAAGCCAGATGTTTGCTTCGCATGTGATTATACTGGAGAGATAAAGCTAGATGAAAATTTAGAGTGGTATTGTCCAAATTGTGGGAATAGAAATAAAGATGAGATGCAAGTTATGAGAAGAACTTGTGGTTATATAGGTTCAAATATGTGGGGTAAAGGCCGTACTCAAGAAATCGGAGAAAGAGTCTTACATTTATAA